In one Suricata suricatta isolate VVHF042 chromosome 9, meerkat_22Aug2017_6uvM2_HiC, whole genome shotgun sequence genomic region, the following are encoded:
- the HAPLN3 gene encoding hyaluronan and proteoglycan link protein 3 — protein sequence MCPLLLLYLLPGVSGLPFYNGFYYSNTPNGRDPGTGHGEGIFNGVKLVVETPEETLFSQLGANVTLPCRYRYEPALLSPRPVRIKWWKLSEDGAPEQDVLVAIGLRHRSFGDYRGRVRLPQGGEREASLQIWDLRLEDSGRYRCEVIDGLEDESGLVELELRGVVFPYQHPRGRYQLNFHEAQRACEEQDAVVASFEQLFRAWEEGLDWCNAGWLQDASVQYPVTLARQRCGGLGLAPGVRSYGPRHRRLHRYDVFCFSAALKGQVYYLEHPEKLTLAEAEEACREDGARIAKVGQLFAAWKFRGLDRCDAGWLADGSARYPVVRPRPNCGPLAPGIRSFGFPDPQSRTYGVYCYRPR from the exons ATGTGCCCGCTGCTCCTGCTGTACTTGCTGCCTGGGGTCTCCGGGCTGCCCTTCTACAACGGCTTCTACTACTCCAACACCCCCAACGGCCGGGACCCGGGCACCGGCCACGGCGAAG GCATCTTCAATGGGGTGAAGCTGGTGGTGGAGACGCCCGAGGAGACCCTGTTCTCCCAGCTCGGGGCCAATGTGACCCTGCCCTGCCGCTACCGCTACGAGCCGGCCCTGCTGTCCCCGAGGCCAGTGCGCATCAAGTGGTGGAAGCTGTCGGAGGATGGGGCCCCGGAGCAGGACGTGCTGGTGGCCATCGGGCTGAGGCACCGCTCCTTCGGAGACTACCGTGGCCGGGTGCGCCTGCCGCAGGGCGGGGAGCGTGAAGCATCGCTGCAGATCTGGGACCTGCGGCTGGAGGACTCGGGGCGCTACCGCTGTGAGGTCATCGACGGGCTGGAGGACGAGAGCGGCCTTGTGGAGCTGGAGCTGCGGG GTGTGGTCTTTCCCTACCAGCATCCCCGGGGGCGCTACCAGCTCAACTTCCACGAGGCCCAGCGGGCATGTGAGGAGCAGGACGCTGTGGTGGCCTCCTTCGAGCAGCTATTTCGGGCCTGGGAGGAGGGCCTGGACTGGTGTAACGCAGGCTGGCTGCAGGACGCCTCGGTGCAGTACCCGGTCACGCTGGCCCGGCAGCGCTGCGGTGGCCTGGGCCTGGCACCCGGAGTGCGCAGCTACGGCCCGCGGCACCGCCGCCTGCACCGCTACGACGTATTCTGCTTCTCTGCTGCCCTCAAGG GGCAGGTGTACTACCTGGAGCACCCCGAGAAGCTGACCCTGGCGGAGGCAGAGGAGGCCTGCCGGGAAGACGGCGCCCGGATTGCCAAGGTTGGCCAGCTCTTTGCCGCCTGGAAGTTCCGTGGCCTGGACCGTTGTGACGCCGGCTGGCTGGCAGATGGCAGCGCCCGCTACCCTGTGGTTCGCCCGCGTCCCAACTGCGGTCCCCTGGCGCCAGGCATCCGAAGCTTCGGCTTCCCAGACCCGCAGAGCCGCACGTATGGCGTCTACTGCTACCGCCCGCGCTAG